Part of the Pseudomonas chlororaphis genome, CTTCGGTGAGGAACTGCTGTTGGGCCAGGGTCTCGACGCCCTCGGCGATGATGGTGAATTGCATGCTGCGGCCCAGGGCGATGATGGCCCGTACGATGGCGGCGTCGTGGGGGTCGTCGGGCAGGCCGCGGACGAAGGACTGGTCGATCTTGAGGATGTCCAGCGGCAGACGCTTGAGGTAGCTCAGGGAGGAATAACCGGTGCCGAAGTCGTCGATGGCCAGTTGCACGCCGAGTTTTTTCAGTTGGTGCAGCACCATCAGGGCTTCTTCAGCCTGGCTCATGATGAAGTTTTCGGTAATTTCCAGTTGCAACAGACCCGGTTCGAGCTGGTTCTCCCGCAACAATTGTTCGATGCGCCCCAGCAGGTTGGGTTGGCGTAGCTGGGCGCCGGCCAGGTTGACCGACAACGGGCCGAGGCTTTCGTAGGTGCTGTTCCATTCGCACAGTTGCCGACACGCGCGCTCCAGTACCCAATCGCCGATCTGCAGGATCATGCCGTTTTCTTCGGCCAGGGGAATGAAGTGCTCCGGCGGCACGTCGCCAAACGTCGGGTGGTACCAGCGAATCAGCGCCTCGGCCCCCACCAGTCGGTTGTCGGCGAGGCTGATTTTCGGCTGGAAGGACAGCGACAGTTCATTGCGCTCGATCGCCCGGCGCAGCTCGTGCTCCAGGGCCACGCGCTCGCTGGCCTGGGCAGTGAGGTCGCGAGTGTAGCTTTCCACCCGGTTGCGGCCCTTGGCCTTGGAGCGGTACATCGCCGCGTCGGCGTTCTTGACCAGCGTGGCAACGTCGCAACCGTCCTGTGGATAAAGACTGGTGCCGATGCTGGCGCTGATGAAGAACTCGTGTTCGCCGGCCTGGAATGGCGCGGTAAAACAGTTCAACAGCTTCTGGGCGATGTGCTCGGCGTCGCTGGGTTGCTGCAAGCCGGGCAGCAGGATGATGAACTCGTCGCCGCCCAGGCGAGCCACGGTGTCGATATCACGCAGTTGCTCGCGCAAGCGCACGGCGATGCCCTTGAGCAGTAGGTCGCCGACCGGGTGCCCGAGGCTGTCGTTGATGTGCTTGAAACGGTCCAGGTCGAGAAACAGCACCGCGCCCTGGCCGCCTTGCTCCTGCTGGCTGGTCAAGGCTGTCAGCAGGCGGCTTTCGAACAGGGTGCGATTCGGCAGGCCGGTAAGCGGGTCGTGGTGAGCCTGGTAATCAAGCCGGGCCTGGGCATGCTTGAGGCTGGAGATGTCGGCAAACACCGCCACGAAATGGGTGATCTGTTGTTCCCGGTTGCGCACCGCGCTGATGGTCAGCCAGCTGGGGTACAGCTCGCCGTTCTTGCGCCGGTTGGAGATCTCCCCCTGCCAGTGCCCCTCCGCCGTCAACTGGTGCCACATCGCGGCGTAGAACGCGCTGTCATGCAGGCCGGAAGCCAGCAGGCGCGGTGTATGGCCCAAGGCTTCGGTCTCGCTGTAGCCGGTGATTTCGGTGAAGGCGCGGTTCACGGCGCTGATGTGTTGTTGCGTATCGGTGATCAACACGCCTTCGGCGGTGCTTTCGAACACGGTGGCCGCCTGTTGCAGCTTTTCCTGCATCAAGTGGCGTTCGGTGATGTCCCGGGCGATGGTCAGCATGCAGTCTTCGTCGCCGATGGGCAGCGGTCGGCTGGACACTTCGCAGAGCCGGATCTGCCCGTCATTGCGCCGGATATGGCAACTGAAATCCCGCACGAAACCGTCGCGCTGCAACAGGTCGAGCATCTGTTTGCGTTCGTTGAGATTGACCCAGATGCCGAGGTCCAGGGTCGAGCGGTCCACCGATAAGGCACTGTTGAAGCCGGTGATGCGGCTGAAGCCTTCGTTGACCTCGATCAGCAGGCCGTCGCTTTGCCGGGACAGCAGCAAGCCATCCGGTGACGCGTGGAACGCCTTGGCAAACTTCTCTTCGGAGGTCTGCAACTGTTGCTGGGTTTCCTTCAACTGGCTGATGTCGCGCACTACCACGACCAGGGCCGGCGTGGTGTCGAGGTCAAACGGCTCGGCGGAAATCAGCCCGGTGAACGCCTGGCCGTTGCTGCGGCGGAAGGGCATCTCCAGGTTGCGGATGCTTCCGGCCTGCAGACGTTGCAACAGGCTCGGCCCCACCCCCTGGATGCCCCAGATGTCGAGGTCGGTCGCGGTCCGACCCACCACCTCGGCGGCGCTCAGGCCGATCTGCTCCTCGAAAGCGCTGTTGACCTCCAGCAGGCAGCCGTCGAGCAGGCGCGCAATCACCAGAATGTCCGGGCACTGGCGGAACACCGAGGCGAATTTCTGTTCGGACAGGCGCAAGGCTTCCTCGGTGCGCTTGGCCTCGCTGATGTCGATCATCAGCCCGCGCATCACGGGTTCATGGG contains:
- a CDS encoding diguanylate cyclase — protein: MPRLTAALLLSLMTWTATAGAFTLTDEEQRWLKDHPDLRLGIDASWPPFEFRDDQGRYQGLAADYVDILRERLAIKIVPIEPATWTEVLEQVVQGKIDLLPGIMSTPERQNYLAFTRPYLDFPIVILAHRGGAQPHKLEDLYGLKIAVVENYAPHELLRNHHPDLNLVALPNVSSALQALATDEVDAVVGDLASSVWSLRQLKLEGLYVSGETPYRYQLAMAVPRDSKILVGILDKVLADMSPAQVSEIQAKWVGNVHDYRQFWSDLVVYGLPALLLLVGILAVVIRINRRLSSEIARRVELEQELRSSEYHYRGLVESLSAIAWEARVSDFTYSYVSPHAEELLGYPLAHWLIPGFWRNIIHPADLTRAETYCNQEVLAGRDHCIDYRVLTADGRCLWVRDIVSLIEHAHEPVMRGLMIDISEAKRTEEALRLSEQKFASVFRQCPDILVIARLLDGCLLEVNSAFEEQIGLSAAEVVGRTATDLDIWGIQGVGPSLLQRLQAGSIRNLEMPFRRSNGQAFTGLISAEPFDLDTTPALVVVVRDISQLKETQQQLQTSEEKFAKAFHASPDGLLLSRQSDGLLIEVNEGFSRITGFNSALSVDRSTLDLGIWVNLNERKQMLDLLQRDGFVRDFSCHIRRNDGQIRLCEVSSRPLPIGDEDCMLTIARDITERHLMQEKLQQAATVFESTAEGVLITDTQQHISAVNRAFTEITGYSETEALGHTPRLLASGLHDSAFYAAMWHQLTAEGHWQGEISNRRKNGELYPSWLTISAVRNREQQITHFVAVFADISSLKHAQARLDYQAHHDPLTGLPNRTLFESRLLTALTSQQEQGGQGAVLFLDLDRFKHINDSLGHPVGDLLLKGIAVRLREQLRDIDTVARLGGDEFIILLPGLQQPSDAEHIAQKLLNCFTAPFQAGEHEFFISASIGTSLYPQDGCDVATLVKNADAAMYRSKAKGRNRVESYTRDLTAQASERVALEHELRRAIERNELSLSFQPKISLADNRLVGAEALIRWYHPTFGDVPPEHFIPLAEENGMILQIGDWVLERACRQLCEWNSTYESLGPLSVNLAGAQLRQPNLLGRIEQLLRENQLEPGLLQLEITENFIMSQAEEALMVLHQLKKLGVQLAIDDFGTGYSSLSYLKRLPLDILKIDQSFVRGLPDDPHDAAIVRAIIALGRSMQFTIIAEGVETLAQQQFLTEEGCEQIQGYIVSLPLCAAEFAATFLRVTVSDYSDSTAEKPSL